In Nicotiana tabacum cultivar K326 chromosome 17, ASM71507v2, whole genome shotgun sequence, one DNA window encodes the following:
- the LOC107762690 gene encoding cysteine-rich receptor-like protein kinase 42, translating into MNFSSSNLLLLTRLLIYLVSFALICEADPRISEAGLVCGTNRTTPAVIIPQFVKLMEVVSQRVPEHGWGSHGVNSTNISIFALANCYQDLPRTDCLLCYAASRTRLPRCLPGKSGRIYLDGCFLRYDIYDFFNETTDSKEDKVNCSSSIGLASGQELATLKVTAGNLITNLTGTAVANGGYAVAHLNGVYGLAQCWKTVSKKGCRECLDKASKEIKGCFPSRDARALIAGCYLRYSTQDFLYDPSVGNSKGVSKGVIVAIVLGVTALIMLALFVAYAARKRSLTRERERINLGKISSSYNRSSLNYKYENLEKATNYFDPSTKVGQGGNGSVYKGTLPNGNVIAVKRLFFNTRQWVDEFFNEVNLINGIEHKNLVKLLGCSIEGPESLLVYEFVPNKSLDQYLFDKNKIKILSWEERFHIIVGTASGLAFLHGGSEIRIIHRDIKSSNVLLDENLEAKIADFGLARCFAADKTHLSTGIAGTLGYMAPEYLVKGQLTEKADVYSYGVLVLEIVCGRKNIAFAEDSGSLLQTVWKLYTTNQVTEALDPLLKGDFPPEEASKVLKVGLLCTQASVALRPSMTEVVQMLTHEDYQIPEPCQPPFLNSSLLAGVSLKPSTRSLVTNSLFKLDEFYTTTTGTGSSSIQSSSDGPHRSDEFLLKQSENID; encoded by the exons ATGAATTTTTCTAGCTCAAATTTACTATTACTAACACGGTTATTGATTTATTTGGTCAGTTTTGCTTTAATTTGTGAAGCCGATCCTCGGATTTCAGAAGCTGGACTTGTCTGTGGTACAAACAGAACAACACCGGCTGTGATAATTCCTCAGTTCGTTAAATTAATGGAAGTTGTTTCACAACGAGTACCGGAACACGGATGGGGAAGTCACGGCGTGAATTCaacaaatatttcaattttcGCATTAGCAAATTGTTATCAAGATCTTCCTCGTACAGATTGTCTTTTATGTTACGCAGCAAGTCGTACGAGGCTACCACGTTGTCTTCCTGGTAAATCTGGTCGTATTTATCTCGACGGTTGTTTTCTTCGTTAtgatatttatgattttttcaatGAAACAACTGATTCGAAAGAAGATAAAGTAAATTGTAGTAGCTCAATTGGATTGGCTAGTGGACAAGAATTAGCCACGTTAAAGGTTACTGCTGGTAATTTGATTACAAATTTGACGGGGACAGCGGTGGCGAACGGTGGATATGCGGTGGCGCATTTGAACGGAGTTTATGGATTGGCACAGTGTTGGAAAACTGTGAGTAAAAAAGGTTGTAGGGAGTGTTTGGATAAAGCAAGTAAAGAAATTAAAGGATGTTTTCCTAGTAGAGATGCTAGAGCTTTAATTGCTGGTTGTTATTTGAGATATTCTACTCAGGATTTTCTCTATGATCCATCTGTGGGTAATAGTAAAG GGGTAAGCAAAGGAGTTATAGTAGCTATAGTTCTTGGTGTGACAGCTTTAATAATGCTGGCTCTCTTTGTTGCTTACGCAGCTCGTAAAAGATCATTAACGCGAGAACGAG AACGCATTAATCTTGGCAAAATATCGAGTTCATACAATAGGTCAAGCTTGAATTATAAGTATGAAAATCTTGAGAAGGCAACAAACTACTTTGATCCTTCAACTAAAGTAGGCCAAGGAGGAAATGGTTCTGTATATAAGGGAACTCTGCCAAATGGGAATGTTATTGCAGTTAAGAGACTGTTTTTCAATACAAGACAATGGGTTGATGAATTCTTCAATGAGGTTAATCTAATCAATGGAATTGAACACAAAAATCTTGTCAAGTTGTTGGGTTGCAGTATTGAAGGCCCCGAGAGCTTGCTCGTATATGAGTTTGTGCCAAATAAGAGCTTGGACCAATACCTCTTTG ACAAGAACAAGATAAAGATTCTAAGTTGGGAAGAACGTTTCCATATTATAGTTGGAACAGCATCAGGCCTTGCATTCTTACATGGAGGTTCAGAAATCAGAATCATTCATAGGGACATCAAGAGTTCCAATGTACTTCTCGACGAAAATCTTGAAGCGAAGATCGCTGATTTTGGACTTGCGCGGTGTTTTGCAGCTGATAAAACTCATCTTAGCACTGGAATTGCTGGCACATT AGGATATATGGCTCCTGAATACCTAGTAAAAGGACAGCTAACAGAAAAGGCTGATGTCTATAGTTATGGAGTGCTTGTTCTTGAAATTGTTTGTGGCAGAAAAAACATTGCCTTTGCTGAGGACTCTGGATCTCTACTACAAACA GTGTGgaaactttatacaacaaatcAAGTTACTGAAGCATTAGACCCTCTTTTAAAAGGTGATTTTCCACCAGAAGAGGCATCAAAGGTCTTAAAAGTGGGGCTATTATGCACTCAAGCTTCTGTCGCTTTAAGACCATCAATGACTGAAGTTGTCCAAATGTTAACACATGAAGATTATCAAATTCCAGAACCATGCCAACCACCTTTCTTAAATTCAAGTTTATTAGCTGGCGTCTCTCTTAAACCCAGCACAAGAAGTTTAGTCACAAATTCACTCTTTAAATTAGATGAATTTTATACCACAACTACAGGGACAGGGTCCTCTAGTATACAAAGTTCATCAGATGGACCACATAGAAGTGATGAATTCCTTCTAAAACAGTCTGAAAATATTGATTGA